The DNA region CGCGTGTTCGCCGTCACGCTCGTGAGCCGCTTCTCGCGGAAGATGTGAGGCCCGTACTCCATCGCCGGAATCGTCGAGACGTGGATGCCGGCGAGCGCCAGCGTCCCGCCCGCGCGGAGCGACCGCAGCGCGTGAGGGACGATCTCCCCTGCTGGCGCGAAGAGGATCGCGCCGTCGAGCGCCGCGGGCGCCGGATCGAACGTCTCCCCCACCCACGCGGCGCCCAGCCGGCGCGCGAGCCGCCGGTGCGCCTCCTCGCGGGTGAAGACGAAGACCTCGCACCCGCGGTGGCGCGCGATCTGGATCGTGACGTGCGCGGAGGAGCCGAAGCCGAAGATCCCGAGGCGGCCGCCGGGGGGAACCTCGCTCCGGCGGAGAGCGCGGTATCCGATGATCCCCGCGCAGAGGAGCGGCGCGGCCTGCTCGTCCGTGAAGACCTCGGGGATCCGGTAGGCGAACGCCTCCGGCACGAGAGCCCACCCGGCGTACCCCCCGTCGGCGTGATACCCGGTGAAGCGGGCGGCCGGGCAGAGATTCTCGTCGCCGCGGAGGCACTCGGCGCACGATCCGCACGTTCCCCGAAGCCACGCGATCCCGACCCGCTCGCCCACGCGGAGGCGCGAGCACGAACGGCCGAGGAGATCCACCACACCCACGGCCTGGTGGCCGGGGACGATGGGCATCGTCGCCGCCGGGAGATCCCCTTCGATGATGTGGAGGTCGGTCCGGCAGGTGGCGCAGACCGAGACGCGGATGCGCGCCTCGCCGGGACCCGGCTCGGGCGCCGCGAACTCCTCCAGCAGGAGGCGGCCGGCGGCGAGCGGCCCGATCTCGCGGAGTCGCATCCCTTTCATGAAGTGCTCTCGAGGGCGGCTTGGTGGGCCCAGCAGGACTCGAACCTGCGACCTTGAGATTATGAGTCTCCCGCTCTAACCCGCTGAGCTATGGGCCCCCAACGGCTCGCACACGGGAATCCTACCACCCTCGCGCCCGCCGGGGCGCGCAGCCCCCCGGAGTTCAACCGTTTCCCCCGATCATTAAGGGGGGCTGTCATCTTGAGTGGCTCATGGGGTAACATGGGGCGACTCGCCGGAATAGGTGAGGCCGGAAAGTCCATCCGACTCCCACCGTAAGTATGCGCTCCGGCCGGGGAGGAGGTACGCGGTGAGGATTTACGTCGGCAATTTGTCGTACGAAATGACCGATGACGATCTCAGGGGGATGTTCGAGCCCTACGGTGAGGTCTCTTCGGCGAACGTGATCACCGACAAGTTCACGGGGAGCAGCAAGGGGTTCGGGTTCGTCGAGATGCCCGCGCGCGAAGCGGGTCAGAAGGCGATCTCGGAGCTCCGTGGCCGTGAGGTTCGCGGCCGTGCTCTGAACGTGGACGAGGCCAAGCCTCAGGGCATGGCCGGCGGTGGTGGCGGTGGTGGTGGACGTCCCGGCGGTGGCGGCGGACGCCCCGGCGGCGGCGGTGGTCGTGGACCTCGCGGCGGCGGCTTCGGCGGCCCTCGCGGCGGCTACTGAGCGCCGACAAAAAACAGGCAACTCGCTGAAATCGAGTCGATGAACTAGGCCCGCTCCCGCTTCAGGTAGACGGTTGCCAGAGGCGGGAGTGTCAGCGCCAACGAATACGGCCGGCCCTGGTGCGGGATTTCGTCCGACTCGACGCCCCCCAGGTTCCCAACATTCCCCCCGCCATACGACTGCCCGTCGCTGTTGAGGAGCTCCTGGTAGTGTCCGGCCGCGGGCACGCCGAGGCGATACCCGTGGCGGGGGACCGGCGAGAAGTTGGTGACGACCAGAACCGAATCCGCGGGATCGCGCCCCTTCCTGAGGAACGAGACGACGTTGGCGTCGGCATCGCGGAAGTCGATCCACTCGAACCCTTCCCACCCGAAATCGATCTGGTGCAGCGACGGCTCCGCCGCGTAGAGGTGCAGGAGATCGCGCACCCACCTCTGGAGCCCGCGGTGGGCGTCGAGCCCCAGCAGATGCCAGTCGAGGCTCACGTCGTGGTTCCACTCCGCCCACTGGCCGAACTCCCCTCCCATGAAGAGGAGCTTCTTGCCCGGGTGCCCGACCATGAATCCGTAGAACGCTCGGAGGTTCGCGAACTTCTGCCAGTCGTCCCCCGGCATCTTCGAGATCATCGAGCCCTTCATGTGGACGACCTCGTCGTGCGACAGCGGCAGCATGAAGTTCTCGGTGAAGGCGTACAGGAGCGAGAAGGTGATCTTCTCCTGGTGGTATCGACGGTGGATGGGATCCTTCTCGATGTAGTCGAGCATGTCGTGCATCCAGCCCATGTTCCACTTCAGATCGAACCCCAAACCCCCCATGTAGGTCGGGCGCGAGACCATGGGCCACGCCGTCGACTCCTCGGCGATCGTCAGCACGTCGGGGTGGGCCTGGTGAACGATCTCGTTGAACTTCTTGATGAACTCGACCGCCTCGAGGTTCTCGCGACCACCGAAACGATTCGGGATCCACTCCCCCTCCTCGCGCGAGTAGTCGAGGTAGAGCATCGAGGCGACGGCATCCACGCGCAGGCCGTCGATGTGGTACTTCTCGAGCCAGAAGAGCGCGCTCGCGAGGAGAAAGTTCCGGACCTCGTTCCTCCCGAAGTTGAAGATGCGCGTGTTCCAGTCCTTGTGGACTCCCAGGCGCGGATCCTCGTGCTCGAAGAGGTGCGTCCCGTCGAAGTACGCCAGCGCGTGGCCGTCGTCCGGAAAATGTGCGGGGACCCAGTCGAGGATCACGCCCAACCCCGCGCGATGGCAGGCGTCGACGAAGCGCATGAAGTCGTGCGGCGTTCCGAACCGGCTCGTCGGCGCGAAGTACCCCGTGGGCTGATACCCCCACGAGCCGTCGAACGGATGCTCCGTGACCGGCAGGAGCTCGATGTGCGTGAACCCCATCGCCTTCGCGTAAGGGACGAGGGTGTCGGCCATCTCGCGATACGTCTGCCAGCGGCCGGCCTCGTCCGGCACGCGCCGCCACGATCCGAGATGGACTTCGTACACCGCCATCGGCGCGTCCAGGGCGTTGTGCCTGCGGCGCTCCGCCATCCACTCGGCGTCCGCCCAGGCGTACCCGTCGAGGTCGCGCGTGACCGACGCCGTGTCGGGGCGCAGCGTCATCGCGCGGCCGTACGGATCGGCGCGATCCGATCGGTAGCCGTGGTGGCGTGAGGCGACCTCGTACTTGTACAGCGCCCCGTCGCGGACGCCCGGGACGAAGAGCTCCCAGACCCCGCTGCTGCCGCGCGGCCGCATCGGAAATCGCCGGCGATCCCAGAAGTTGAAGTCCCCGACGATGCTGACGTGCGCCGCGTTGGGAGCCCAGACCGCGAAGTGGTAGCCGGCGACGTCCGAGAGCGTCATCGGGCGGGCCCCGAGTCTCTCGTAGATACGCTGGTGCGTCCCCTCCGAGAACAGGTGCAGGTCGAAGTCGGTCAGGACGGGGGGGAAGGCGTACGCGTCGTGAATCTCCTCGAGGGCGCCGTCGGCCCACGTGACCTTGAGCCGGT from Acidobacteriota bacterium includes:
- a CDS encoding zinc-dependent alcohol dehydrogenase family protein, which codes for MKGMRLREIGPLAAGRLLLEEFAAPEPGPGEARIRVSVCATCRTDLHIIEGDLPAATMPIVPGHQAVGVVDLLGRSCSRLRVGERVGIAWLRGTCGSCAECLRGDENLCPAARFTGYHADGGYAGWALVPEAFAYRIPEVFTDEQAAPLLCAGIIGYRALRRSEVPPGGRLGIFGFGSSAHVTIQIARHRGCEVFVFTREEAHRRLARRLGAAWVGETFDPAPAALDGAILFAPAGEIVPHALRSLRAGGTLALAGIHVSTIPAMEYGPHIFREKRLTSVTANTRADGEELLREAAGIPIRPQTRLYPLEKAVEALTDARDGRVEGTAVLSISGR
- a CDS encoding RNA-binding protein, translated to MRIYVGNLSYEMTDDDLRGMFEPYGEVSSANVITDKFTGSSKGFGFVEMPAREAGQKAISELRGREVRGRALNVDEAKPQGMAGGGGGGGGRPGGGGGRPGGGGGRGPRGGGFGGPRGGY
- the glgB gene encoding 1,4-alpha-glucan branching protein GlgB produces the protein MTSSSDSSRVAAQRGSSKARVDRDAVEAICAGRHGDPFAVLGPHPAGDGAKRGWSVRAFLPGAHAAGVLVAGAARPLPMEKIHPAGFFEGSLDAEPGAYRLKVTWADGALEEIHDAYAFPPVLTDFDLHLFSEGTHQRIYERLGARPMTLSDVAGYHFAVWAPNAAHVSIVGDFNFWDRRRFPMRPRGSSGVWELFVPGVRDGALYKYEVASRHHGYRSDRADPYGRAMTLRPDTASVTRDLDGYAWADAEWMAERRRHNALDAPMAVYEVHLGSWRRVPDEAGRWQTYREMADTLVPYAKAMGFTHIELLPVTEHPFDGSWGYQPTGYFAPTSRFGTPHDFMRFVDACHRAGLGVILDWVPAHFPDDGHALAYFDGTHLFEHEDPRLGVHKDWNTRIFNFGRNEVRNFLLASALFWLEKYHIDGLRVDAVASMLYLDYSREEGEWIPNRFGGRENLEAVEFIKKFNEIVHQAHPDVLTIAEESTAWPMVSRPTYMGGLGFDLKWNMGWMHDMLDYIEKDPIHRRYHQEKITFSLLYAFTENFMLPLSHDEVVHMKGSMISKMPGDDWQKFANLRAFYGFMVGHPGKKLLFMGGEFGQWAEWNHDVSLDWHLLGLDAHRGLQRWVRDLLHLYAAEPSLHQIDFGWEGFEWIDFRDADANVVSFLRKGRDPADSVLVVTNFSPVPRHGYRLGVPAAGHYQELLNSDGQSYGGGNVGNLGGVESDEIPHQGRPYSLALTLPPLATVYLKRERA